One genomic segment of Ricinus communis isolate WT05 ecotype wild-type chromosome 5, ASM1957865v1, whole genome shotgun sequence includes these proteins:
- the LOC8284039 gene encoding protein SRG1 encodes MESKVTALTLGSSLPVPSVQELANKSLATVPTRYVRSDQDPPFIPTSSSSSSQVPVIDMEKLLSEQFMDAELERFHHACKDWGFFQLINHGVSLSLVEKLKIEVQNFFNLPTDEKKKFCQKEGDVEGFGQSFVVSEEQKLDWSDMVYVTTLPTHLRKPHLLPYFPFPLRDVVEAYSKEMENLATEILNLMAKALKMETTNMMEIFEGGWQSMRMNYYPPCPQPELVVGLAQHSDAAGLTILLQANETDRLQIKKHGKWVPIKPLANAFVINVGDILEILTNGMYPSIEHRAIVDSAKERLSIATFCSPKLDAEVGPMPSLVTPETPASFRKIGYTDYIKGFFSRKLDGKSYVDVLRINPK; translated from the exons ATGGAATCAAAAGTAACAGCATTAACGCTAGGAAGCTCTCTTCCAGTGCCCAGCGTTCAGGAGCTGGCAAACAAATCATTAGCCACAGTCCCAACTAGATATGTTAGATCCGATCAAGACCCTCCATTTATTcccacttcttcttcttcttcatctcaAGTTCCTGTCATCGACATGGAGAAATTGCTTTCTGAACAATTCATGGATGCTGAGTTGGAGAGATTTCATCATGCTTGCAAAGATTGGGGCTTCTTCCAG TTAATAAACCATGGAGTGAGTCTTTCATTGGTGGAGAAGTTGAAGATAGAAGtccaaaatttctttaatcttCCAACTGatgagaagaagaaattttgtCAAAAAGAAGGAGATGTTGAAGGCTTTGGCCAATCCTTTGTTGTGTCTGAAGAGCAGAAACTTGACTGGTCTGATATGGTATACGTCACCACTCTCCCTACTCATTTGAGGAAGCCCCATTTGTTACCTTACTTCCCGTTTCCATTAAG AGATGTTGTAGAAGCTTACtcaaaagaaatggaaaatcTTGCAACggaaattttgaatttaatggCAAAAGCTCTAAAAATGGAAACCACGAATATGATGGAAATCTTCGAAGGAGGATGGCAGTCGATGAGAATGAATTATTATCCTCCATGTCCGCAACCAGAGCTGGTCGTTGGCCTCGCTCAACATTCAGATGCTGCTGGCCTCACCATCCTTTTACAAGCAAACGAAACTGATAGACTCCAAATCAAGAAACATGGGAAGTGGGTTCCTATTAAGCCTCTCGCTAATGCTTTTGTTATCAACGTTGGAGACATTCTTGAG ATTCTGACAAATGGAATGTACCCAAGCATAGAGCACAGAGCAATAGTGGACTCAGCAAAAGAGAGACTCTCCATTGCCACATTTTGCAGCCCGAAACTAGATGCAGAGGTGGGTCCAATGCCAAGTCTTGTTACTCCTGAAACTCCAGCTTCGTTTAGAAAAATTGGATATACAGACTATATAAAAGGATTCTTTTCTCGTAAACTTGATGGAAAATCATACGTTGATGTGCTTAGAATTAATCCGAAATGA
- the LOC8284040 gene encoding protein SRG1, which yields MELKPTALTLGSSLRVPELAKKSLASVPTRYVRSDQDPPFIPTSSSSSPQVPVIDMEKLLSEQFMDTELEKFHNACKDWGFFS from the exons ATGGAATTAAAACCAACAGCATTAACGCTAGGAAGCTCTCTTCGAGTGCCTGAGCTAGCAAAGAAATCATTAGCCTCAGTCCCGACTAGATATGTTAGATCCGATCAAGACCCTCCATTTATTcccacttcttcttcttcttcacctCAAGTTCCTGTTATCGACATGGAGAAATTGCTTTCTGAACAATTCATGGATACTGAGTTGGAGAAATTTCATAACGCTTGCAAAGATTGGGGGTTCTTCAG CTAA
- the LOC8284041 gene encoding protein SRG1 produces the protein MKPEITKLGSSTHVPCVQELAKESITTVPTRYLRPDQDPPLISDTASLPQVPIVDMQKLLSEESMALEINKLHCACKEWGFFQLINHGVCTSLVERVKIKIQEFFNLPMEEKRKYWQRPGEMEGFGQAFVVSESQKLDWGDMFYMITLPHELRKSYLFPELPVSFRATLESYSTEMENLALKIFNLMAKALEMEPKEMREIFEKGCQKMRMNYYPPCPLPELVMGLNSHTDAVGLTILLQVNEVEGLQVKKDGKYVPVKPLPDAFIINVGDILEVVTNGIYKSVEHRATVNSEEERISIATFYSPKLDGDMGPAPSLITPQTPSSFRKIAVADFLRVFFSKELNGKAFLDFLRIQNGEA, from the exons ATGAAACCAGAAATAACAAAGCTTGGAAGCTCTACGCATGTGCCTTGTGTGCAGGAACTGGCGAAGGAATCAATTACAACAGTACCAACGCGATACTTGCGTCCTGATCAAGACCCCCCACTCATATCAGATACTGCTTCTCTACCCCAAGTCCCTATAGTTGACATGCAAAAGTTACTTTCAGAAGAATCCATGGCTTTGGAGATAAATAAGCTCCACTGTGCATGCAAAGAATGGGGTTTCTTTCAG CTGATAAATCATGGAGTGTGCACTTCATTAGTGGAAAGAGTGAAGatcaaaattcaagaatttttCAATCTGCCAATGGAAGAGAAGAGGAAATATTGGCAAAGACCAGGAGAAATGGAGGGATTTGGACAGGCTTTTGTTGTGTCTGAGAGCCAGAAGCTTGATTGGGGAGACATGTTTTACATGATCACTCTTCCACATGAATTGAGGAAATCGTACTTGTTTCCCGAGCTCCCTGTCTCATTCAG AGCCACCTTGGAATCTTACTCGACAGAAATGGAAAATCTTGCCTTGAAAATCTTCAACCTTATGGCCAAAGCTCTTGAGATGGAACCTAAAGAAATGAGagaaatatttgaaaaaggGTGCCAGAAAATGAGAATGAACTACTATCCTCCATGCCCACTACCTGAGCTGGTCATGGGTCTCAACTCCCACACCGATGCAGTTGGCCTCACCATTCTCCTTCAAGTCAATGAAGTGGAAGGGCTGCAAGTCAAGAAAGATGGAAAGTATGTTCCTGTTAAGCCACTTCCTGATGCTTTTATCATCAATGTTGGTGACATTCTGGAG GTTGTGACAAATGGAATTTATAAAAGCGTTGAGCATAGAGCAACTGTGAACTCCGAGGAAGAGAGGATATCTATTGCCACATTTTACAGCCCAAAACTAGATGGAGATATGGGTCCAGCACCTAGCCTTATTACTCCGCAGACACCATCATCATTTAGGAAAATTGCAGTTGCAGATTTCCTGAGAGTATTTTTTTCCAAGGAACTGAATGGAAAAGCATTTCTTGATTTCTTGAGGATTCAAAATGGGGAAGCCTAA